One genomic region from Kineobactrum salinum encodes:
- a CDS encoding ABC transporter ATP-binding protein gives MIKAENLQKRVPMAGGELEILKGITLEIKSGESVAIIGASGSGKSTLLGLLAGLDEASGGRIVIDEVDISALDEDARALFRGQRVGFVFQAFQLLPALTALENVMLPLELQGQDDAREQAQQFLQRVGLADRVQHYPRQLSGGEQQRVAIARAFATNPAILFADEPTGNLDTVTGGHIIELLFELNREQQTTLVLVTHDQALAQRCERCLQLAAGELVEAP, from the coding sequence ATGATCAAGGCTGAAAATCTCCAGAAGCGGGTCCCCATGGCAGGGGGCGAGCTGGAGATACTGAAAGGGATCACGCTGGAAATCAAGTCGGGGGAGTCGGTCGCGATCATTGGCGCCTCCGGCTCCGGCAAGTCTACCCTGTTGGGTTTGTTGGCGGGGCTGGATGAGGCCAGTGGCGGCCGCATCGTCATAGATGAGGTGGACATCAGCGCGCTGGATGAGGACGCCCGGGCCTTGTTCCGCGGCCAGCGGGTGGGTTTCGTGTTCCAGGCCTTCCAGTTGCTGCCGGCCCTCACCGCGCTGGAAAACGTGATGCTGCCACTGGAGCTGCAGGGCCAGGACGACGCCCGCGAACAGGCGCAGCAGTTCCTGCAGCGGGTCGGTCTCGCGGACCGGGTACAGCACTACCCGCGGCAGCTGTCTGGCGGTGAACAGCAGCGGGTCGCCATTGCCCGCGCCTTTGCCACCAACCCCGCGATACTGTTTGCCGACGAGCCCACCGGCAACCTGGATACGGTCACCGGCGGCCATATCATCGAGCTGTTGTTCGAGTTGAACCGGGAGCAGCAGACTACCCTGGTGCTGGTCACCCACGACCAGGCCCTGGCGCAGCGCTGTGAGCGCTGCCTGCAGCTGGCCGCGGGTGAACTGGTGGAGGCCCCCTGA
- a CDS encoding arylesterase produces MQHFLFNLIRTTLVLGLSCLLVWPAVAGQQRTLLVLGDSISAAYGMSLEEGWVALLARQLEDSHPQYTVVNASISGETSAGGLRRLPGLLEQHKPAVVVLELGGNDGLRGYPPGQLQQNLTRMSRLARDAGAEVLLLGMEIPPNYGARYTRAFRESFARAAEATGAHAAPFMLDGVATREHMMQDDGIHPTADAQPKLLENVLPSLLEIL; encoded by the coding sequence ATGCAGCATTTCCTTTTCAATCTGATACGTACAACGCTGGTGCTGGGGTTGTCCTGCCTGCTGGTGTGGCCTGCGGTTGCAGGTCAGCAGCGGACACTGCTGGTGCTGGGGGATAGTATCAGCGCAGCCTATGGTATGTCTCTGGAAGAGGGTTGGGTTGCACTGCTGGCGCGACAACTGGAGGATTCCCATCCGCAGTATACCGTAGTCAACGCCAGTATCAGTGGCGAAACCAGCGCCGGAGGCCTGCGCCGGCTGCCGGGCCTGCTGGAGCAGCACAAGCCAGCGGTCGTGGTGCTGGAACTGGGCGGCAATGACGGCCTGAGGGGTTATCCGCCGGGGCAGCTGCAGCAGAACCTGACCCGGATGAGCCGGCTGGCCCGGGACGCAGGCGCCGAAGTGCTGCTGCTGGGCATGGAAATTCCCCCCAACTATGGCGCCCGCTACACCCGCGCCTTCCGCGAAAGCTTCGCCCGCGCGGCGGAGGCCACCGGTGCCCACGCCGCTCCCTTCATGCTCGACGGCGTGGCCACCCGCGAGCACATGATGCAGGATGATGGCATCCATCCCACCGCCGATGCCCAACCCAAATTGCTGGAAAACGTCCTGCCCAGCCTGCTGGAGATACTCTGA
- the bioA gene encoding adenosylmethionine--8-amino-7-oxononanoate transaminase, with product MTKTWSWRQLQAADAQSIWHPYASATRAPEVYPVASAAGVRLTLADGRELIDGMASWWCAIHGYNHPVLNRAVQQQLEAMSHVMFGGLTHAPAVKLARILTDITPASLDRVFFSDSGSVAVEVALKMAIQYWYSVGQPRKQKLIALRNGYHGDTFGAMSLCDPDTGMHHLFGDVLPRHFFAPAPDVPFGERCDERSLSAMEELLAAHHQDLAAVIVEPVVQGAGGMRFYSPDYLVQLRALCDAFDVLLIFDEIATGFGRTGKLFALEHAGVDPDILCVGKALTGGYMTLAATLCNRRISQGISEGEAGAFMHGPTFMANPLACATAIASIELLLSQPWQRCVQRIGEGLERGLAPARELPGVADVRTLGAIGVIELKQPVDMQQVQPMFVERGVWVRPFGKLVYCMPPFITNDQDLAALTGAMVETVAAVE from the coding sequence GTGACCAAGACCTGGAGCTGGCGGCAGCTGCAAGCCGCCGATGCCCAAAGCATCTGGCATCCCTACGCCTCCGCCACCCGCGCCCCGGAAGTGTATCCGGTGGCCAGTGCCGCCGGCGTCCGCCTGACCCTGGCCGACGGCCGCGAGCTGATCGACGGCATGGCTTCCTGGTGGTGCGCCATCCACGGCTACAACCACCCGGTGCTGAACCGCGCCGTACAGCAGCAGCTGGAGGCCATGTCCCATGTGATGTTCGGCGGTCTCACCCATGCGCCCGCGGTCAAGCTGGCCCGCATCCTCACCGACATCACGCCCGCCAGCCTGGACCGGGTGTTCTTCAGCGACTCCGGCTCGGTAGCGGTGGAAGTAGCGCTGAAGATGGCCATCCAGTACTGGTATTCCGTGGGCCAGCCGCGCAAGCAGAAGCTGATCGCGCTGCGCAACGGCTACCACGGCGACACCTTCGGCGCGATGTCCCTGTGTGACCCGGACACCGGCATGCACCATCTGTTCGGCGATGTCCTGCCCCGCCACTTCTTCGCTCCAGCCCCGGACGTGCCCTTTGGCGAGCGCTGCGACGAACGCTCGCTGAGCGCGATGGAAGAGCTGTTGGCCGCTCACCACCAGGACCTGGCCGCGGTGATTGTGGAACCGGTGGTACAGGGCGCTGGCGGCATGCGCTTCTACTCGCCGGACTACCTGGTACAGCTGCGCGCCCTGTGCGATGCCTTTGACGTACTGCTGATCTTCGACGAGATCGCCACCGGCTTCGGCCGCACCGGCAAACTGTTTGCGCTGGAACACGCGGGCGTTGACCCGGACATCCTCTGCGTCGGCAAGGCCCTGACCGGCGGCTACATGACGCTGGCGGCGACCCTTTGCAACCGCCGCATCAGCCAGGGCATCAGCGAGGGCGAAGCCGGCGCCTTCATGCACGGCCCCACCTTCATGGCCAACCCGCTGGCCTGCGCCACCGCAATCGCAAGTATTGAACTGCTGCTGTCACAGCCCTGGCAGCGCTGCGTGCAGCGCATCGGCGAGGGCCTTGAACGGGGGCTGGCGCCGGCGCGAGAGCTTCCCGGTGTGGCGGATGTGCGCACCCTGGGCGCGATCGGCGTAATCGAACTGAAACAGCCGGTGGACATGCAACAGGTACAGCCGATGTTCGTCGAACGCGGGGTATGGGTGCGCCCCTTTGGCAAGCTGGTCTACTGCATGCCGCCCTTCATCACCAACGACCAGGACCTGGCCGCGCTGACCGGGGCCATGGTGGAGACGGTGGCCGCGGTGGAGTGA